The Ascochyta rabiei chromosome 22, complete sequence sequence TGTGCAACAAATAGCAGACACTCTCCTTACTGCCCGCAGCTAaaatcctcctcctcctttgcTAGGCAAGAACTGGGTAGCacgctttattaagcgccAGCCAGAACTCTAGACAAAGTAGAATAGGAAATTCTATTCACAAAGGGCACGCTGTAAAGATCCTGTCAGGATTAGCGCGTAGTTCAGGCTGGTAGAGGAGACACGCCTTATATATAGGATACCTAATAAGGACatctataactttaataagactagGTTTATAATAGGTGTTGCCTTAACATCTaaggttattactagctCTAACACAGTTGGACGCGCTACTGTTGTTTAGCCAGGCAATTGCAAGTAAGTAACAATAATTAAGTGTGTTAACGCGTTAGGTTGGTCTATCCTACCCTTCCTTATACTAGCAGGGaagctctactaggctagctagtattaAGACCTCCTACCTGACTGGACTGTTGCTGTTAGTGGCAACGGCTGGACAACAGATAAGCTAGGCCTTGACTAGgtgaagcactttaacaggcacaCACAGACTTGCTTATTAGGTGCTTGTTAGCTACTTATCCTTAACAGTTACAGCAGCCATGCTACACCTAAGtttaattagtactataagaataatataattattacCCTCTGTATGCCTCCTTACACCTTACACCTTCTCTAGCTACTAGATGTTAGCTGCTACTCTCCTCTTAAGGTAGTGTATAGACATAAGGTGTCTAAGCTTGCCTGCTAAAGTATCTTCTATGTTAATAAGCTTAACTTCCTATAGATGTACCTAAGGATTAGACTAACTGCTCTATTAGAGAGCAATATTAAGGCTAGATTTTAAGCAACAGGGCTTATTctatttaatctagagcGTGTCCTGTCATGCCTTACTGTTATTAGAACACTATTACCACCAGGGACAGCAGCAGGACCAGCAGGGCTGTAGACAGCAGAGACACCACGTACAGTTAACTAGCTTTAGCAGCAAGCTTGCCTTATATAAGATCTCCTTAAGTGTTAGTTACAGAGtctaactagttaagctatatcccagcttattaagggttgTTAGCTTATAATACAGTTAGCAACAATCTTAACTTAGGAGAATACTAAGCTACGTGCTTTAAactaatactagtaatataagtattaaaagcgtAGATAGTATATAGCATGTAGGGGAGCTCTATAGGTtaaggaagcttaattaCTAGTCTTATAGGCTAATAATGTAGTTAAGGAGGAGGCCTAGGTTAACGCTGCCCCACAGCGTTAGCGAGCACCACTAACGTGTAGCAAATGCTACATGCAAGGCTACAACAGGActtaatatagagctatctaatctattaTGCTTTAAAACCTTACTTAATTTAACTGTGTGGTTGTGGAGTAATTGCACGCCAAGTTAGGCtggttttggtggggttggccggatactggtgttggccgcttactggtgaaacacgttacAATGATAATGCTGAATAACACAATATAACAACAGCGCTAAACACGACAATACAACAATGGTACACCTGCAAGATGCCCGTCGTGGTCCATGCAGCATGACCACGACACAGCCGAGCTAATGGAGCGCCTTCGTCCACAGACCCCCGCAGTACAAGACGCTGCTATCGTGTGCGCCATGTGGCACAGAGGGGCGCAGTCGTCCGAGAATAGCATCACGACCAGCGTACAGGCCCTCGTCTCTTCACCGGGACATTTCGGTGTTGCGAGAAGTCCCAACGCTCACCTGGCATGCACGAACAAGGTCTACGACAATCGACCGTGCATGGAGTGCTTGCGATGGAGTTCCTCGGGTGATGCTTGCCCAACACTTGTATAGCAGTGGAGGACTGCTTCTACGTTTTGcactcttcctcttctccacCCCTCCGTGCCTCAAAGCTGTGAGGGAGGTCAAGTGGACTCTGTACGCGCAGTCAGCTGCACGAGCGCATGGAGATGCCGCACCTGGTAGGGAAGGCGAACGCTGCATTAGGGTGATGTCTATGGTATCGTGCAACTCTAAAAATCGAGTGCATCCTCTGCTAAGCCCCTCCACAACCTTCTTTTCCGTCGATGCCAAATGCGACTTGTTGGTAATGCCGAAGACGGACGCCTGGTCCGTAACGCTACCATGGGTGCATCTTCGTCTGGGACGGCTGGGGCGGCCGGCGCTGGAGAGCTGCTGCTTTTGGTACCCAGTTTGAGCGAGAGCAAGATGAAGACACCCGCAATGAGTATGGCCAACAGGAGCATGATCTTTCTCTTGATACTCTTCTTCTGGTACCCAGAAGCTACCTTGAGCTCTTGGTCTGCCTCTTTCACGTCTCTGGACATGTTCTCTACATTGTAGTCGATGCGATCGAGCATACTGCCCTGGTCGATGACCATAGTCTGCAGCTCTTGAAAGATGTTGGCCAGCTCGATGATGCCCTGCGCAATGTCCTCGATTTCACGCTCGCGCTGGGCGATGATTGCTTCGTTGGGGTCATGGCGCATTCGCTGCTGCTTCGTCTGGAGGGATGTAGATTGTGCAAAGGATCGGTCGGCGTCTGACTCTTGCATGGCAGGATCGTTGTACGGGTTCTGAACGGGCGTTGCTGATCGGAAGGGCGAGGCGAAGCCACCGAGATCGCGGAGTTCTGCACATGTCAGTCACGTCGCCAGTATGCTTCAAGGATGCATGCTCACTCTTCAGGTACGCAGACTGCTTCTTGCGGAACATGGCGCTCACTTCGCCGACTCGTGTGGCCAGAGATATCTTCAGGTTCTGTGCCATGACCTCTTCGCCCTGGTGGATGTTGCCCTGCTGCTTTGCTTCGCGCACCATCCTCTCTATTCGCTTGATGGCCTGCTGGCATCTCTGGAAGCCCTTTGTGATGTCTTGCGTAAGCTGCTCGATCTCGCGCTCCTCTCTCTTCTTGACGTCTTCATCGTCGAAGCCTGGGAGCACGTGCTTCTGATGCAGCTGGTCGAGCTTGCGCGTCTGCTTCACTATCTCGGTGAGGTGGTCGGTAATCTCGTCTTGCACGTCCAGCCAGCGCGGAGGCAGCAGGTCCATCTCAATCACCGcgtcgccgtcgtcgtcgtagGCGCCGCCGGACATGAGCCCCTGGCGCTCCTCCGACATGCGTCTGCCGTCGGCGAAGCCATTCGAGCTGGGTCCGCCATAGCGCGTCTTCTTCTGGGGGTGGTGTGAATAGGACTGGCGGTAGGATATGAAGCTGTACAGGCTACGTCAGCGAGAACACGGTGGATGCATGCACAGCTGCGCAACGTACAGATTGGTGCGGTCCCGCCACATGGTGAGTCGGCGAGCTTCAACGGGCCTGTGGCATGGTAGTCGCAAGCTTCAGAGGGGCGGCAGGGCACGGTGGCTTGACTTTGGTGCTGGTGCCGGTGCTGGTGCCGGTGCCGGTGCTGGTGCGTGGTCGGCCTCGGTCGACGGTTGGAGCCGCAGCGTCGCAGGCGCCCTTGCCGTTCTGGGCGGCCAAAGTGCCTTAAATTACCCTCCCAACTCCCAACAGCAGGGCGCCGCTAAGTGCAGGGCCACTCTGACAGCCAGCTCCACCACGTCTCCAGCCGCAAACACCGCCAGCCCTCCTTCACACACCACACCTGCGCCTATATATCCCCCCCACATCACCTGCACACTTCTGCCGGTTATCTTCCGTCTTGCCTCTTTCTTCCTCTGCCAACCCACACCCCACAATTAACATGGTGCGTGAGCCCCGCGCTGCCCTCCCGCTCCTATACCCCGCCCTGGAAATCAACACGGCGCCCATCCGCTGGCAACGCTCGAGACATGGTGCTGACGAAATTCCCTAGGCTGATTCTCTCACCGAGGAGCAAGTCTCCGAGTTCAAGGAGGCATTCTCCCTCTTCGTAAGTACTGCCCACCCCCTGTGCGGCGTGTGGTTGCCTAGCAGCCTGCGAGCATGTGCTCGTGCCAACAAGGCTTTGCTGACGCTCCCATGTGTAGGACAAGGATGGCGATGGTTAGTAAACCCCCCCTTCACTGCGGACCGCACGTCGGACGACGAGTTCTCGAGGCGCCCCTCAATTACATGCATGACACACGCCGTGACTGTAGCGAGGCTAGCCTCGAGACCCCCTGGGCCGCTCGACGGCCACATCGACGACGTCCACATCGACGACGTCCCACCCTCCACGGCGCATAGCTGACAATGCCCTCTCACAGGTCAGATCACCACCAAGGAGCTCGGCACCGTCATGCGCTCGCTCGGCCAGAACCCCAGCGAGTCCGAGCTGCAGGACATGATCAACGAGGTCGACGCTGACAACAACGGCACCATCGACTTCCCTGGTACGCGCCCAGCACTCGCGATTGCAGAGGCCTGGCTAACGGTATTCTTACAGAGTTCCTTACCATGATGGCCCGCAAGATGAAGGACACCGACTCCGAGGAGGAGATTCGGGAAGCATTCAAGGTCTTCGACCGCGACAACAACGGCTTCATCTCCGCTGCCGAGCTGCGCCACGTCATGACTTCGATCGGCGAGAAGCTCACCGACGACGAGGTCGACGAGATGATCAGGGAGGCTGACCAGGACGGTGACGGTCGCATTGACTGTACGCTATCTCGGCTATACAACACACAAAAGACCCGGACTAACACACCACAGACAACGAGTTCGTCCAGCTCATGATGCAGAAATAAGCGGCGGAAGCATGTTAGGATGATTACGCATACCATGATGGTGCCACGGCCGAGATCTGATTGCGACGAGTAATGGAGCGGGTTTCACATTTTGGGGGCCAATTTGGTTGCTCGCAAGACCCAGTTGCTTGCTCTTTGCCAACGTCTCAGGGAGACGACTCTATATCCTCAATACATTTCTCCCGTGCCTTGACGCTCTGTCGGCTCGAAGAGACCCTTGTGAATGTGGGAAGCATGCACTTGTGACGCGTGTCTCTTGCGAATGACCGGCTTGGATGTCTGTATAATTGGAGCAAAGATCCACAGAGCTAATCTGCTTCCATGACATGCAGGGTCTCGCAGTATGGCGGTGCACACAAGCTTTCACTAGCCTGTGGGCCCGGTGGCAGTGCTGGAAGATGATCACGGCCAGCCATTTTGTCACTGAGCAAGGTTTCGAACATGCTTCTTACTGGTTTATTACAGCCTGTGTCTCTCTCATACGAATGCACACGTGCAATGTTTTGCAAAATAGCCATGCATGCCTCGCCGTCACATAGTATACCCAATCCTAAACGCCTTGCTACACCTATATCCACATCCCAAGGGGCTGATGCTGCTAACCAGGTTGCCTAATGAAAAGCTGTTTGGACTCCCTTGTTGGATTCCCCTGCTTTGGACTTGGAGGAGAACCGCTAGGGATTTTGTCTTCGTTCACAGATAGGCCTGAGGTCCAAGTGCGCGACCAGGTCAAGTCTTGCCTTGTCTGGGCTTACTACGCCCGTCTCCTTCCGTAAACGTCCCGCGTCCAGCCTCCAGGCTCTCGACTTCCACCACGCTTCATGCCGTGCGGGTCAAACCAAGGCGAGTTCTACTGCTGGTTGCTGTTGGTGACTGCCGCGAGCCCGGCGTCTCGCATCTCCGTGTCTCCGTTCTGCGGCGCTTCGGCATGCTGCGGCGGTTGAGCTCCGGAGTAGGCGCGTTGTCTCCCGCTGTCGCTTTCTACGGGGGCAGGAGTGGGGCGCTCGGCATCGTACGCTGGGTCGAAGTAGGCGCGCGGCGTGGGCGTTTGCTGTGCCTGTGGCTGCATACCTGGCAGGGAGTGGAGGGACGGGAGGGCGTTCTGGTTGCCGTTGACGGCCGAGTGAGACGCGTGCGGTGAGGCCGAGGCGCCGATGGAGCTGAAGAAGGGGTTGGTGTGTCGTGAAGGGTCGGGCGTGCTTTGGGCGCTCGACATGGGGTTTATGGCGTGCGGGTGTGAGATGGCAAGGTGGTGAGTGCCATGCTCACCCGGTGAAGCTGCGCTGGGGATCCCTGAGTGGCCTGCTGCACCGCTTTCCGGGGGTGCGCCCGCGCCAGCAGGTGGAGGTGTGCCTTTCCTTTGGCTGCGCTTGCTGCGAAGCGGCTTGTCTGTTGGCGTTGGCGGTGGGCTAGAGCTGCGGTCTGAATCATCCATGTTGTATTCTTGATGTTTCTGCAGCTGGTCAAGCAGAAAGGCGCGCTCGAGGCGCATCTTCTGGATCCCGCGGTTCAGGCGTTGGATCCGTTGCCTTGTGCCATCGTTGTTCTCTTCAATGTCGTTGATACGCCGGCGCAGATCGATGCATTTTCGGTAGTAGGCGGTTTCGACCGAAGGCGGGAGATCCTTTTGCGAGAATGCTCTCGCTGCTGCACGTCAATTAGTCCAACTGGAGGCCTCAGCTGCAAGAGCGCGACGCGCCGAACAGAGGGAAGCTTACCTGGCTGAGGCATGTTTGTATATGATGAGACTTTATGTTGTAATTTGAAGTATCCGGCAATACTGTGTGTCCTGATGTGATGGAGAAGCTCTGTGGGTTGTGTTGTTGGGAATGCGCCCAGAACAAGTGGACTGAACGCGGTGATGTTGGAGTTGTGGAGCCGGAGATCCTCCGAGCTGCCTCAACCCCAAGCTGTCCCTGGCCCACTGTCCACATGGCCTTTAGGCCAACGTCTTGAAGAATGCCGAAAACCCACAGTGCCGCAATACTGGTGTTTTTCATTCAACATGATTGCGAGCTTGATACGGAACTGTGATCGAGCAGTTTCCAGCTCCTCCGACTTGAGATTTCCAGCACGAATGGACCATGTCGACGATGGTTCTCTTTAACATTGACTTCCCAGCCAAATGCACTAAAAAAAAAGCATGGATTGTACCGGAAAGGGCACAAAGCCTACACAGTTTGCTTCCGGTCTTTGATCTTTGGTTTTGTGGACTATATGTAGACACCCACCCTGCTGAATTACAGCGAACAACGATCCTCAAACCAGTTGCAGAAACAGAAGTGACCCGATATGAAATCACCAGCCAAGAAAGCGATGGATGACCTCAAAGAGTATATGGTGCAGATGCGACACGATGCTGTAGAAGGGATCCAGGACGGCTTGAGAACCTGCATAGAATCCTGCGTCGATCGCATCTGCGAAGAATATGACGTCATTGATAAGCAGACACGAAAGCCAGTAGAACTGAAAGGCTTTGATCTCACGGAAACTATCAGAGATAGTGAGTGGTATCAACACGGAATAATCGAGCTCCTCATACGAAACGAAGATGATGCTCTCGAACAGATGACCTGGATCGCAAAACTTGAGGATGCCGCGCCTACCGATGAAACCACTACAGACCTTCCAAGAAACACGACATTGCCTACTTACCCTCCAGTTGGACGCGACCAGTACATCCAGGGCATTGAGCAGCTCAGAAATGCAACCCTCACGCAACAGACGATACTTCACAAAGCCTTCCAATGCCTCCAGATGATACCTGATGTGGTGAACTACGGGACTGCGGCACATGAAGCTCACGATATCGCGATGCTGAAGCAGTTTATGCATACTCAGTGGGTAGCCGAGATGAGAAAGGCTCATCATATGTACACTCTGTTGATGAGAGGTCATGGACGTGGAATGGGCGATCAAGCTGCGGGTGCACTGGAACAATGAATGGCGGATATGGACCTGGACTAGTGGCTCAGGAAGATTTCTGGGGGTGTAGTCTTCCAATCACAGAGGATGAGGGACATAGTAAGTGTTAGTAATAGCACATCAGTAGCACAAGAAGGAGACAAGATTAAAAAGACGTAAGGTTGGATATGGACAAAAACGGTGTGATGAGTGGATCCGAACGTGCAAATGCGTCTTGTGTAGGAGGACGGGAAGAATAGATGATGGATCTTCATATGTTGGTGACTAGATCACAGTGTGACCAGCATTAAGCAAATCTAATAAAAACAACCCATGGATGCTCCAGCATTGGAATCATGTTTGGAAAGAGCTCAACATGAAccgcaacagcagcagcagtagcagcagagTTTGCAGGACTGAGCTACCTGACGCATGCTTGCCATATCAAACATGATGCTGCAAATTCAACAGTAAGATTGTGCTGTCCCTGAGAGCGACACTGACTTGAAATCAAAACAGTCCCATCTGTTAGCATGTTAAAGGCTGGTTCTTATCGAGCAAAAATTCCACTTGGTGGCACTCCTAGCTTGCCGTGGCTGGCTGGACCTCCTCCAGAGGCGGAGAGTGATTACACCCTTAGGTCGGGTCAGACGCTTTGTCATTCAATTGTGAGAAACATCTCGAGCCCCCGAAGACAATGTCCATATCCGTGTGATACACAAATATCGTTTCTTACACATTGCACCCTTTGCCATTCAACAGTAGTTGAAGTAATTTCTTCACACAATACTGCCAGGCGAGTTTCCAGACGGGATTTTCTTTCCAAAAAGCCTAGCGGTGAACCAAATGCCGCAATTGTTCAGGGGAAGTGGATGTGGAAATATACGAGTGGGGCCTAGGGCTGATGCAGGGAATTGATTAGCCTCTTTTAGCGTTGATCTACCACCTTGCTTAGATTCCGCCTTGCACAGCCATCATACCGATTGACATCTGTCCGTCCAGCCTTTGCAACCTACTCCGATCAGACTCCCACACTAACTACCACGCGCTCGAAATAAAACGAAAAGGAGCTTGACCTGTATGAATATACAGATAACCCCGAGTTGTGGTCTGAGATTATCTAGACATCTCGAGGCCTGGATAGCTAAGATCTCGGACGTTGCATTGAAGCCTGCTGCTACCATATTGGGATTGACTTGCAGCGTTCTTCGATTGCTGTGTTTTACCTGCGAAGGTTTGTCGGTAATCTATACCTGTGACTGAGGAATGTAGCGTCCACATCCATCTTGCGGCTGCTTCTAGTCAAGGCTAAATCGACTTCCACGACGCCTCGATTAGAACAGCCGTGCGCTGTGGCGGACCTCAGGAAAGCTGACAGTCTGTAGCGTCCTATTAGTGAACTTTAATACCGCCTGAGATGAACTCCGAGCTCA is a genomic window containing:
- a CDS encoding t-SNARE affecting a late Golgi compartment protein 2, with the translated sequence MWRDRTNLFISYRQSYSHHPQKKTRYGGPSSNGFADGRRMSEERQGLMSGGAYDDDGDAVIEMDLLPPRWLDVQDEITDHLTEIVKQTRKLDQLHQKHVLPGFDDEDVKKREEREIEQLTQDITKGFQRCQQAIKRIERMVREAKQQGNIHQGEEVMAQNLKISLATRVGEVSAMFRKKQSAYLKKLRDLGGFASPFRSATPVQNPYNDPAMQESDADRSFAQSTSLQTKQQRMRHDPNEAIIAQREREIEDIAQGIIELANIFQELQTMVIDQGSMLDRIDYNVENMSRDVKEADQELKVASGYQKKSIKRKIMLLLAILIAGVFILLSLKLGTKSSSSPAPAAPAVPDEDAPMVALRTRRPSSALPTSRIWHRRKRRLWRGLAEDALDF
- a CDS encoding calmodulin, with the translated sequence MADSLTEEQVSEFKEAFSLFDKDGDGQITTKELGTVMRSLGQNPSESELQDMINEVDADNNGTIDFPEFLTMMARKMKDTDSEEEIREAFKVFDRDNNGFISAAELRHVMTSIGEKLTDDEVDEMIREADQDGDGRIDYNEFVQLMMQK